GGCGAGCAGTGGGCCGAGCTGACGGGGGCCCGGCCCCGGCCCGGCCGCAACGGCTCCGGCCCCTCCCGCGACCTGGACGACTCCAAGGCACCCCGGACGGGGCGCGGCTGAGGGGCCGGGGCCCGGGGGTCCGAGGCGGATGATCCCGGTACGCCCCCGGGGGCCGCGCGGCCGGCTCCGTACACCCCGGGGTGTTCAGCGCAGGGAGCGCACGTCCAGGTAGCGCAGCACCCGGTCCACGACCTCCGGGTCGGAGCCGGCCTCGTTCCGGGCGGAGAGCACCTCGTGGCGGGCGGCCGACATCATCTCGCGCTGGACCCGGCTGACCGCCTTGAACCGCTCGGCCCGCTGTGCGTACGCCTCGCGCCGCTCCTCGTCGACGATCTCCGGGTTGATCCGGGCCCCGATGTCGTACGCGCCCCGCTGGAGCCGCTCCATGACCTCGTCGGGAAACTCCTCGACCTCCTGGATCTCCTTGAGCCGGTGCTTGGCGGCCTTGGCGGCGCGCAGGGCGAGCTCCCGCTCCAGGGCCTCCTCGGCATCCGCGTCGGCGCGTACGCCGAGCTTGCGGACCAGCCAGGGCAGGGTGAGCCCCTGGAAGACGAGGGTGACCATGATCACGGAGAAGGCGATGAAGATGATCTCGTCGCGGCCGGGGAAGGGCTGTCCGTCGTCGGTCTCCAGCGGGATGGCGAGCGCCAGTGCGACGGAGGCCACGCCGCGCATCCCGGCCCACCACATGACGACGGTCTCCCGCCAGCTGGTGGGGATCTCCTCGCTCACGTCCCGCCGGGTGTGCAGCCGTTTGGCGAGCCAGGTGGCGGGGAGCAGCCAGGCCAGCCGTACGCCGACGACGACCCCGACGATCGCCAGCCCCCAGCCGAGCATCTGGAACTCGCGGCCGTCGGAGGTGCCGAACACGCTGTGCAGTTCCAGGCCGATCAGCCCGAAGGCCACGCCGGTGACCAGGGTGTCGACGATCTCCCAGAAGGTACGTCCGGTGAGCCGGCCGAGCACGTCGTCGGCGTCGGCGGTGTGCTCGGCGAGGTAGAGCGCGATGGTCAGGACGGCGAGCACGCCGGAGCCCATCAGCTCCTCGGCGAGGACGTAGGCGACGAAGGGCACCAGGAGGCTCAGGCCGACCTGGAGGGTGGCGTCGCCGAGGAGCCCCATCAGCTTGATGGTGAGCCAGCCGAGCGCGAGGCCGACGGCGATCGCGACCACGGCGGAGAGGATCAGCAGCCCGAAGGCCTCGGGCACCGAGAAGCTGCCGCTCACCGCCGCGGCGATGGCCACGTGGTACAGCACGATCGCGGTGACGTCGTTGAAGAGCCCCTCGCCCTCCAGGATCGACACCAGCCTGCGCGGCAGCCCGACCGAGCCGGCCACGGCGGTCGCGGCGACCGGGTCGGGCGGGGCGACGAGCGCGCCCAGCGCGACGGCGGCGGCGATCGGCAGCCCCGGCACGATGGAGTTGGCGACCGCGGCGACGGCGGCCGTGGTGACGAAGACCAGGGCGACGGCCAGCAGGAAGATCGGGCGTTTGTTGGCGGCGAACTGGCGCCAGGAGGTGCGCTGCACGGAGGCGTAGAGCAGCGGCGGCAGCAGGGCCGGGAGGATGATCTCGGGCGGGATGCTGACGTTCGGCACGAAGGGCGCGAACGCCATCGCGACCCCGGCCAGCGTCATCAGGACCGGTGCCGGCAGCCCCAGGCGGGAGCCGAGCGGCACCGTGACCACGGCTCCGAGCAGCAAGAGGAGCAGCAGGGCCATTTGATCCACGGGAGATGCCTTCCGGAGCGTACGGTTCCGGCCCCCTCACGCCGGACCGACGTACAGGTCACTGCTGGGTGTGCCTGCGGGTCCGGCCGGGTGAGCGGCCGTAAGGAGCCCGGCCGGGTCGCCGGCCGGGCAGGGCCTCCACCCTGCCACGCACGGTTGGCGAGAAGGGCGAGACCCCCCGCGGACGGAGTCAGTCCTGAGCCGGGGACAGTGCGCGCCGCATCGCCCGGTGCGCGATGCCCGCGTCCGGGAACTCGGGACCGTACGCGACGTATCCGAGCCGTTCGTAGAAGCCGAGGGCGTGGGTCTGGGCGTGCAGGTCGACCGCGGCCAG
This DNA window, taken from Streptomyces griseus subsp. griseus, encodes the following:
- a CDS encoding Na+/H+ antiporter gives rise to the protein MDQMALLLLLLLGAVVTVPLGSRLGLPAPVLMTLAGVAMAFAPFVPNVSIPPEIILPALLPPLLYASVQRTSWRQFAANKRPIFLLAVALVFVTTAAVAAVANSIVPGLPIAAAVALGALVAPPDPVAATAVAGSVGLPRRLVSILEGEGLFNDVTAIVLYHVAIAAAVSGSFSVPEAFGLLILSAVVAIAVGLALGWLTIKLMGLLGDATLQVGLSLLVPFVAYVLAEELMGSGVLAVLTIALYLAEHTADADDVLGRLTGRTFWEIVDTLVTGVAFGLIGLELHSVFGTSDGREFQMLGWGLAIVGVVVGVRLAWLLPATWLAKRLHTRRDVSEEIPTSWRETVVMWWAGMRGVASVALALAIPLETDDGQPFPGRDEIIFIAFSVIMVTLVFQGLTLPWLVRKLGVRADADAEEALERELALRAAKAAKHRLKEIQEVEEFPDEVMERLQRGAYDIGARINPEIVDEERREAYAQRAERFKAVSRVQREMMSAARHEVLSARNEAGSDPEVVDRVLRYLDVRSLR